In Hwangdonia lutea, a single window of DNA contains:
- a CDS encoding class I SAM-dependent methyltransferase, protein MLTKHDKEQLRATIFRHLDGIATAPTAYALQKRGVLQYLLDHKNISLENITKQFNANAGYLNVALRILCAQGWLNQHIDNATHTVSFETNAQSEKAFKLVPLYEDAVNLLNYSVKFPKERIGPDAFHVLEKIFKKFETNFGLSNVKNNTIEYQVLKHIEGVIAAPIIVLLGVNGLFHKYFMEASFRAQEYHSNPESFKKILDFLSHLGWFTKKKDTYQFTDEGLFFAKRASAYGVTVSYLPTFVALDELIFGNPLVLKTESVSDTEKHVDREMNVWGSGGAHATYFKIIDDIIINLFNKPIDEQPKGILDMGCGNGAFIQHIFDVIEYKTRRGKLLDEYPLLLIGADFNQAALKVTRANLIKADIWAKVIWGDIGRPDLLAKDLKVDYNIDLKDLLNVRTFLDHNRIWEPPKNLTQTNSHSTGAYAFQGEQISNNLVEDSLLEHFIKWKPYVERFGLLIIELHTINPKLTAANLGKTAATAYDATHGYSDQYILEVDVFNKVATQAGLRPDPNYFTRFPNNELASVSINLLKGK, encoded by the coding sequence ATGCTTACAAAACACGACAAAGAACAACTTCGGGCTACTATTTTCAGGCATTTGGATGGTATTGCCACTGCACCCACAGCTTATGCACTGCAAAAAAGAGGCGTGTTGCAATATCTGTTGGATCATAAAAACATCAGTCTTGAAAATATAACAAAACAGTTTAACGCCAATGCAGGTTATCTCAATGTGGCATTGCGTATTTTATGTGCCCAAGGCTGGTTGAATCAACATATAGATAATGCAACCCATACTGTAAGTTTTGAAACAAATGCACAAAGCGAAAAGGCTTTTAAACTGGTGCCTTTATATGAAGATGCCGTAAATCTGTTAAACTATTCGGTTAAATTCCCAAAAGAGCGTATCGGTCCGGATGCCTTTCATGTTTTAGAAAAAATTTTCAAAAAATTTGAAACTAATTTTGGACTTTCAAACGTAAAAAACAACACCATCGAGTATCAAGTATTAAAACATATCGAGGGTGTTATTGCAGCCCCCATAATAGTTTTATTGGGCGTTAACGGCTTGTTTCATAAGTATTTTATGGAAGCTTCGTTTAGAGCACAAGAATATCATTCTAACCCAGAAAGTTTTAAAAAAATCCTCGACTTTTTAAGTCATTTGGGCTGGTTCACAAAAAAGAAAGACACGTATCAATTCACAGACGAAGGCTTGTTTTTTGCAAAACGTGCCAGTGCTTACGGCGTTACGGTTTCGTATTTACCAACTTTTGTAGCCTTGGACGAGCTTATTTTTGGCAATCCGTTGGTTTTAAAAACCGAATCGGTATCCGACACCGAAAAACATGTAGACCGGGAAATGAACGTTTGGGGAAGCGGTGGCGCTCATGCTACTTATTTTAAAATTATTGACGACATAATTATCAACCTATTCAATAAACCCATCGATGAGCAACCCAAAGGTATTTTAGATATGGGGTGTGGCAATGGGGCTTTTATCCAACATATTTTTGATGTAATTGAATACAAAACACGGCGTGGAAAACTATTGGACGAGTATCCACTGTTATTGATTGGTGCCGATTTTAACCAAGCCGCTTTAAAGGTAACACGAGCTAATTTAATAAAAGCTGATATTTGGGCCAAAGTGATTTGGGGCGATATTGGGCGCCCCGATTTACTGGCCAAAGATTTAAAAGTCGATTACAATATCGATTTAAAGGATTTATTGAATGTACGCACATTTTTAGACCATAATCGCATTTGGGAACCTCCAAAAAACCTAACACAAACAAATAGCCATTCAACGGGCGCTTATGCTTTTCAAGGCGAACAAATAAGCAATAATTTAGTTGAAGACTCCCTGTTGGAGCACTTTATAAAATGGAAACCTTATGTAGAGCGTTTTGGCTTATTGATTATAGAATTGCATACCATAAACCCAAAACTTACTGCAGCCAATTTGGGGAAAACCGCAGCCACAGCTTACGATGCCACCCATGGTTACAGCGATCAGTATATTTTAGAAGTCGATGTGTTTAACAAGGTTGCAACCCAAGCAGGTTTACGTCCAGACCCCAATTATTTTACAAGGTTTCCCAATAACGAATTAGCCTCCGTAAGCATTAATTTATTAAAAGGAAAGTAG
- a CDS encoding alpha-ketoacid dehydrogenase subunit alpha/beta, producing the protein MQIIPDLKNNISFEDFKTEVLNDYSIAVRSRECSLLGRREVLTGKAKFGIFGDGKEVPQLAMAKAFLKGDWRSGYYRDQTFMMAIGELTMEQFFAGLYANTNIDLEPMSAGRQMGGHFTTHSLDDSGEWKDLTKQYNSSADISPTAGQMPRLLGLAQASKIFRQVKGIDTTLFSNSGNEVAWGTIGNASTSEGLFFETINAAGVLQVPMVISIWDDEYGISVHAKHQTTKENISEILKGFQRDNEHNGYEILRVKGWDYANLIETYQEASTIAREEHVPVLIHVTELTQPQGHSTSGSHERYKSPERLEWEKDNDCNLKMREWIIESGIATNETLTEIERDIKKEVREAKKNAWLTFLKPIQKEKQELISILNNVAASSINGVFIKPIIANLTALTEPARKDVLSAARQVLRHTLGETNDAKQQLLNWVNTMFETVQPKFSSHLYSESEKSTVLVEEVKPTYDADAVQVDGRIIIRDNFDAIFENYPEALIFGEDSGNIGDVNQGLEGLQEKYGEHRVADAGIREATIIGQGIGMALRGLKPIAEIQYLDYILYALNVISDDLASLHYRTKGKQKAPLIIRTRGHRLEGIWHSGSQMGGILNLVRGIHVLVPRNMTKAAGFYNTLLQGDDPALVVECLNGYRLKEKMPNNLSDIKTPIGVVETIKTGTDITLVSYGSTLRIVAQTAKELLSVGIDAEVIDVQSLLPFDLNHDIVKSIAKTNRVMVIDEDVPGGASAYILNEILNTQNAYQYLDGQPKTLTAKAHRPAYGNDGDYFSKPSAEDIFEAVYEVMHEANPENYPKLR; encoded by the coding sequence ATGCAAATAATCCCTGATTTGAAAAACAATATTTCTTTTGAAGATTTTAAAACAGAGGTTTTAAATGATTATAGCATTGCCGTAAGAAGTCGAGAATGCAGTTTACTTGGCCGTCGTGAGGTATTAACCGGCAAAGCAAAATTTGGCATTTTTGGCGACGGAAAAGAAGTCCCCCAATTGGCCATGGCCAAAGCATTTTTAAAAGGCGATTGGAGGTCTGGTTATTATAGAGATCAAACTTTTATGATGGCTATTGGTGAACTCACCATGGAACAGTTTTTTGCTGGTCTTTACGCCAACACCAATATAGATTTAGAGCCCATGTCTGCCGGTCGGCAAATGGGAGGCCACTTTACAACCCACAGTTTAGATGATAGTGGCGAGTGGAAAGATTTAACGAAGCAGTATAACTCAAGTGCAGACATCTCTCCTACTGCGGGTCAAATGCCTCGTTTGTTAGGTTTGGCACAGGCTTCAAAAATATTCAGACAAGTAAAAGGCATTGATACAACCCTTTTTTCCAATAGCGGAAACGAAGTTGCTTGGGGAACCATTGGAAACGCAAGTACGAGCGAAGGTTTGTTTTTCGAGACCATTAATGCTGCTGGTGTTCTACAAGTCCCTATGGTTATTAGTATATGGGACGATGAATATGGCATTTCCGTACATGCCAAACATCAAACAACAAAAGAAAACATATCAGAAATATTAAAAGGATTTCAGCGTGATAACGAACATAATGGCTACGAAATATTGCGTGTAAAAGGTTGGGATTATGCCAATTTAATTGAAACTTATCAAGAAGCATCCACGATTGCAAGAGAAGAACATGTTCCGGTGCTTATTCATGTAACCGAGTTAACGCAACCACAAGGGCATTCTACTTCGGGGTCGCACGAACGCTACAAATCCCCAGAGCGATTGGAGTGGGAAAAGGACAACGATTGTAATTTAAAAATGCGCGAGTGGATTATTGAAAGCGGTATCGCTACAAACGAAACACTTACCGAGATTGAACGCGACATCAAAAAAGAAGTTAGAGAAGCAAAAAAGAATGCTTGGTTAACCTTTTTAAAACCCATACAAAAGGAAAAACAAGAATTAATTTCCATATTAAATAATGTGGCCGCTTCTAGTATAAATGGTGTGTTTATCAAACCTATTATAGCTAATTTAACTGCGCTTACAGAGCCGGCGAGAAAAGATGTGTTATCGGCAGCCAGACAAGTTTTAAGGCACACCTTAGGCGAAACTAACGATGCCAAACAACAGCTTTTAAACTGGGTCAATACAATGTTTGAGACGGTACAGCCCAAGTTTAGTTCTCATTTATATTCTGAATCTGAAAAATCTACGGTGCTTGTTGAGGAAGTAAAACCAACTTATGATGCAGACGCCGTACAAGTTGATGGTCGTATTATTATCCGTGATAATTTTGACGCTATTTTTGAAAACTATCCGGAAGCCCTAATTTTTGGAGAAGATTCCGGTAATATTGGTGATGTCAACCAAGGATTAGAAGGCTTACAGGAAAAATATGGCGAGCATAGAGTGGCCGATGCCGGTATTCGCGAAGCTACCATTATTGGTCAAGGTATTGGTATGGCGCTACGTGGTTTAAAACCAATTGCAGAAATTCAATACTTAGATTATATATTATATGCTTTAAACGTAATTAGCGATGATTTAGCTTCATTGCATTACAGAACAAAAGGTAAACAAAAAGCACCATTAATTATAAGAACACGTGGGCACAGGCTTGAAGGTATTTGGCATTCGGGTTCGCAAATGGGCGGTATCCTTAATTTGGTTCGTGGTATTCATGTTTTGGTGCCAAGAAACATGACAAAAGCAGCTGGTTTTTACAACACGCTGTTACAAGGAGACGATCCCGCTTTAGTGGTAGAATGCCTTAATGGATATCGTTTAAAAGAAAAAATGCCTAATAATTTAAGCGATATAAAAACCCCTATTGGTGTGGTTGAAACCATTAAAACCGGAACAGATATTACATTAGTATCATATGGTTCAACCCTTCGAATTGTAGCCCAAACTGCAAAAGAACTGTTATCGGTTGGCATTGACGCCGAAGTGATTGATGTGCAATCTCTTTTACCATTCGATTTAAATCACGACATCGTAAAAAGCATCGCCAAAACCAATCGGGTTATGGTTATTGATGAAGATGTTCCTGGTGGCGCTTCAGCTTATATTTTAAATGAAATATTAAACACACAAAACGCCTATCAATATTTAGATGGCCAGCCAAAAACCTTAACGGCAAAGGCACACAGACCCGCTTACGGTAACGACGGTGATTATTTCTCGAAACCATCAGCCGAAGATATTTTTGAAGCCGTTTACGAGGTGATGCACGAAGCCAATCCGGAAAATTATCCTAAACTCAGGTAA